A window from Variovorax sp. PBL-E5 encodes these proteins:
- a CDS encoding helix-turn-helix transcriptional regulator has translation MDKIETRSVRPPQARALLGNIGNTTLWRWVKERPDFPRPVKIGPRVTVFRLDELIAWRDKQGEMAQ, from the coding sequence ATGGACAAGATCGAAACCCGCTCCGTCCGGCCGCCCCAAGCTCGGGCACTCCTCGGCAATATCGGGAACACGACGCTCTGGCGGTGGGTGAAAGAGCGACCCGACTTTCCGCGCCCCGTGAAGATCGGGCCTCGTGTCACCGTCTTCCGCCTCGACGAGCTGATTGCTTGGCGGGACAAGCAGGGAGAGATGGCGCAATGA
- a CDS encoding toprim domain-containing protein, with product MIVWTDLSIGDHRVLCPACGRKPNDKTMGVTIAADDHGVAHCFRCGLVETRQHGRELTPAERKAFSRRMDALRRQHDAEQRQRQAEAAAAAAIRWTAAVPAAQHPYLSSKAVQAHGIRLEAGHTLLIPMRDGDGRMHSLQSIAPDGSKRFMPSGRVKGCYHAIGKPAGRLVVCEGYATGATIHEDTGHAVAIAFNSGNMLPVAKALRSKFPCITLVLAGDDDWKTEGNPGLAAATEAARAVGGLLAVPNFQGLPRGDHDTDFNDLHRLAGAVEMQG from the coding sequence ATGATCGTCTGGACCGACCTTTCCATCGGCGACCATCGCGTCTTGTGCCCGGCCTGCGGGCGCAAGCCCAATGACAAGACGATGGGCGTCACCATCGCGGCCGACGACCACGGGGTGGCCCACTGCTTTCGCTGCGGCCTTGTTGAGACCAGACAGCATGGGCGCGAGCTGACCCCAGCCGAGCGCAAGGCGTTTTCGCGGCGCATGGATGCCCTGCGCCGGCAACACGATGCCGAGCAACGCCAGCGCCAGGCCGAGGCGGCCGCAGCAGCTGCCATCCGATGGACCGCTGCTGTCCCGGCGGCCCAGCATCCCTACCTGAGCTCCAAAGCCGTCCAGGCCCACGGCATCCGCCTCGAGGCCGGCCACACGCTGCTGATTCCAATGCGTGACGGCGACGGTCGCATGCACAGCCTGCAGAGCATCGCACCGGATGGATCGAAGCGCTTCATGCCCAGCGGCCGCGTGAAGGGCTGCTACCACGCCATCGGCAAGCCCGCGGGTCGGCTGGTGGTGTGCGAGGGGTATGCCACCGGCGCCACGATCCATGAAGACACCGGCCATGCCGTGGCGATCGCGTTCAACAGCGGCAACATGCTGCCGGTCGCAAAGGCGCTGCGCTCGAAGTTCCCGTGCATCACCCTTGTGCTCGCCGGGGACGACGATTGGAAAACCGAGGGCAATCCTGGCCTGGCCGCCGCGACTGAGGCCGCTCGCGCTGTCGGCGGCCTCCTTGCTGTGCCGAACTTCCAAGGCCTGCCGCGCGGTGACCATGACACTGACTTCAACGATTTGCACCGACTCGCCGGCGCGGTGGAGATGCAGGGATGA
- a CDS encoding DUF3987 domain-containing protein — protein sequence MNVIKKAVDAAQPVSDADDDHVDLHRNAPRPEPACLHGLIGEIARTAAETTEANPFAVAANMIAYMSAAVGRGTYLPVGNTWHHARLFVIHVGRTGRGRKGDAVSIVHRIDKAIRQRNEHLPPQVHRGGLSSREGLAYLIHDGFSEGKTEVEAVHDKRLWVVESEFANVLSQTKREGNTLSAALRDCWDGVSIRPATKGNRVWATDPHVTMSCAVTPGEMRTMLAARELTNGFANRFLLVWAERNRVLPFPQATPQNKIDEFAEQIITVLKAVGADRPVDTDAHRAVLTPAAQKLYAKLYLGELNDQSAGELVSALLERRAPTLLRLAMLFAICDISQEVDVQHIEAALAWVRYWSDSVKFVFATAMDEETAAEISATADRIVRFLSERGTATRSAITTECFGGHLNKDKIDAALEELLVATPPVIEVETIPTQGRSSKVYRMIGAKNAKVAKNEQPRGFATDFDVRKESEVGEIWPREGIDTSQLRGSRGSKNQAETRASPDSSLTSQADCESATVEARL from the coding sequence ATGAACGTGATCAAGAAGGCTGTCGACGCAGCGCAGCCCGTCTCCGATGCCGACGATGACCACGTCGACCTCCATCGCAATGCACCTCGGCCCGAGCCCGCATGTCTTCACGGCCTGATAGGTGAGATCGCTCGGACAGCGGCAGAGACCACGGAGGCCAACCCCTTCGCGGTGGCGGCCAACATGATTGCCTACATGAGCGCCGCGGTGGGCCGGGGCACATACCTGCCGGTGGGCAACACCTGGCACCACGCTCGTCTGTTCGTGATCCATGTCGGGCGCACCGGCCGCGGCCGCAAGGGTGATGCCGTCAGCATCGTTCACCGCATCGACAAAGCGATTCGTCAGCGCAATGAACACCTCCCGCCGCAGGTGCACCGAGGCGGCCTGTCCTCTCGTGAAGGCCTTGCCTACCTGATCCATGACGGCTTCAGCGAAGGCAAGACCGAGGTCGAGGCCGTGCACGACAAGCGCCTTTGGGTCGTCGAATCAGAGTTCGCCAACGTCCTGAGCCAGACAAAGCGCGAGGGCAATACGTTGTCGGCCGCGCTGCGCGACTGCTGGGATGGCGTCTCGATCCGGCCCGCTACCAAGGGAAACCGTGTGTGGGCGACTGATCCGCACGTCACGATGTCCTGTGCCGTGACCCCGGGCGAGATGCGCACCATGCTCGCAGCTCGCGAGCTGACCAACGGCTTTGCCAACCGCTTCCTGCTGGTGTGGGCCGAGCGCAACCGCGTCCTGCCGTTTCCGCAGGCCACGCCCCAGAACAAGATCGACGAATTCGCCGAGCAGATCATCACGGTGCTGAAGGCGGTTGGCGCCGACCGACCGGTGGACACCGATGCGCATCGAGCCGTGCTCACGCCCGCCGCGCAAAAGCTGTACGCCAAGCTGTACCTCGGGGAATTGAACGACCAGAGTGCGGGCGAATTGGTGAGCGCGCTGCTCGAGCGGCGTGCCCCGACGCTGCTTCGCCTGGCCATGCTCTTTGCGATCTGCGATATCAGCCAGGAAGTCGATGTGCAGCACATCGAGGCCGCGCTCGCCTGGGTTCGGTACTGGTCCGATTCCGTGAAGTTCGTCTTCGCGACGGCCATGGATGAGGAGACCGCCGCCGAGATCAGCGCCACGGCGGACCGCATCGTAAGGTTCCTCAGCGAGAGGGGTACAGCGACGCGCAGCGCGATCACGACTGAATGTTTCGGCGGACACCTCAACAAGGACAAGATCGACGCTGCGCTTGAGGAGCTTCTTGTAGCTACTCCACCCGTGATCGAAGTCGAGACGATCCCGACGCAAGGCCGTTCGTCCAAGGTTTATCGAATGATCGGCGCTAAGAATGCGAAAGTGGCGAAGAATGAGCAACCACGCGGCTTTGCGACCGATTTTGATGTTCGCAAAGAAAGCGAAGTTGGCGAAATATGGCCGCGGGAAGGCATAGATACTTCGCAACTTCGCGGGTCGCGCGGATCGAAAAATCAAGCGGAAACCCGCGCCAGCCCTGATTCTTCGCTTACTTCGCAGGCAGATTGCGAAAGCGCGACTGTGGAGGCCCGGCTGTGA
- a CDS encoding phage baseplate assembly protein: protein MTDELTLSVGGRQLSGWSTVRVTRGIEHCPSDFEISLTERYPGEADAFVVQPGDACTVLLGPDLVLTGAIDRVHYALAPYQHTVTVIGRSKCADLVDCSAEWPGMQIAGSDALGIAQKLAQPYAITVSAPGSKGEIVQLFNLMHGETAFEIIERVCRYGALLAYDQPDGSLILSQAAQVVAASGFTEGVNVQSASMATSMDQRYSVYLCFQQSLEVMNDVGEGGNLQAMATDEGVPRHRSRDIISESPTGGRDFAQKRATWEANRRIGRSQQLNLVTDSWRDQAGVLWTPNTLVPLSLPTLKCGDEDNKLVWLVTQVTYRRDADGTTAALTIMRPEAFLPIPILQLPTFNDIPANPGIGDPWGNEVRR, encoded by the coding sequence ATGACTGACGAACTTACCCTTTCTGTCGGCGGTCGACAACTCAGCGGGTGGTCAACTGTCCGCGTCACCCGTGGAATCGAGCACTGTCCGTCCGATTTCGAGATCTCGCTGACAGAGCGCTATCCGGGCGAAGCCGACGCGTTCGTGGTGCAGCCGGGCGACGCCTGTACTGTGCTCCTCGGGCCCGATCTGGTGCTGACCGGGGCGATCGATCGTGTTCACTATGCGCTCGCGCCGTATCAGCACACCGTCACGGTGATCGGTCGAAGCAAGTGCGCGGACCTGGTCGACTGCTCGGCCGAGTGGCCGGGCATGCAGATCGCTGGTTCCGATGCTCTCGGGATCGCCCAGAAGCTCGCGCAACCCTATGCCATCACCGTGAGCGCGCCGGGCAGCAAGGGCGAGATCGTCCAGCTGTTCAACCTGATGCACGGCGAGACCGCATTCGAGATCATCGAGCGCGTGTGTCGCTACGGCGCGCTGCTCGCATACGACCAGCCCGACGGAAGCCTGATCCTTTCGCAGGCCGCGCAAGTAGTGGCCGCCAGCGGCTTCACGGAAGGCGTCAACGTCCAGAGCGCGAGCATGGCGACGTCGATGGATCAACGGTACTCGGTGTACCTTTGCTTCCAGCAAAGCCTCGAGGTCATGAATGATGTCGGCGAAGGCGGCAACCTGCAGGCCATGGCAACCGACGAAGGCGTGCCGAGGCATCGATCGCGCGACATCATTTCGGAGTCGCCCACGGGTGGCCGAGATTTCGCCCAGAAGCGAGCGACATGGGAAGCAAACCGCCGCATCGGGCGCTCGCAGCAGCTCAACCTCGTCACCGACAGCTGGCGCGACCAGGCAGGCGTGCTGTGGACGCCGAACACGCTGGTGCCGCTGTCGCTGCCTACCCTGAAGTGCGGCGACGAGGACAACAAGCTGGTGTGGCTCGTCACGCAGGTGACCTATCGGCGCGATGCGGACGGCACCACGGCTGCGCTGACGATCATGCGGCCTGAGGCGTTTCTGCCGATCCCAATTCTTCAATTGCCGACGTTCAACGACATCCCGGCCAATCCTGGTATCGGCGATCCATGGGGCAACGAGGTGCGCAGATGA
- a CDS encoding phage baseplate assembly protein V, translating to MSAEISAIEKLWRRMLLVVGRGRITTGDDSGMVQRQQVLLSAAEIRDDTIRVAEYGFTSMPLPGCHGVVVFIGGDRSNGVIIATNDQNHRLKNLKPGEVAIYDDQGQSVWLKRTGIEVNGAGLPILVHNTPTITLKADTSITLDAPLVHSTGNHTVDALFTTLNFAMVAGGAAKWGSGGGGTMSFNNMTVTYTGGAISHDGHVIDKSHVHPVTAVGSNTGTPV from the coding sequence ATGAGTGCTGAAATATCGGCCATCGAAAAGCTCTGGCGGCGCATGCTGCTCGTGGTGGGCCGCGGGCGCATCACGACCGGCGACGACTCCGGCATGGTGCAGCGGCAGCAGGTGCTACTGAGCGCCGCTGAGATCCGCGACGACACCATCCGGGTCGCCGAGTATGGCTTCACGTCGATGCCATTGCCAGGCTGCCACGGCGTCGTGGTCTTCATCGGCGGCGACCGCTCGAACGGCGTGATCATCGCGACCAACGACCAGAACCACCGGCTGAAGAACCTCAAGCCCGGCGAGGTCGCGATCTATGACGATCAGGGCCAGTCGGTATGGCTCAAGCGCACCGGCATCGAGGTCAACGGCGCCGGGCTGCCGATCCTCGTGCACAACACGCCGACGATCACGCTGAAGGCGGACACGAGCATCACGCTCGATGCACCTCTGGTGCATTCGACGGGGAATCACACCGTTGACGCGCTGTTCACCACACTGAACTTCGCAATGGTGGCCGGCGGCGCTGCCAAATGGGGTAGCGGCGGCGGTGGAACCATGAGCTTCAACAACATGACCGTTACCTACACCGGCGGCGCGATCTCGCACGACGGCCACGTGATCGACAAGAGCCACGTCCATCCTGTCACGGCCGTGGGCTCCAACACGGGCACCCCTGTATGA